Below is a genomic region from Telmatobacter sp. DSM 110680.
GTCGTGACCAAGCTTCACAATCGCGCGAACCTCACCGCTGGTCAGGTCGGCGATCGAGCACAAATCTTCGCCCGCCAACCTTGCCGCCGCGGCCAGAATGTCTTGGTCTTTCTGCACGGGAACTGCCGGCGCCCGGCGCTCCATGGTTGCTCTGCTAGCCACGGTTGTTTCCTCCTGCGGTCTGATTTGCCGCACTCAATGCCGCGGCTTTCTCTGTAAATATCTCGTCGAGCGCCTTGATAGCCTCGTCGACGTGTTTGCGCTCCAGAATGAACGGCGGCAGGAATCGCAACACGGTATCACTCGTGCAGTTGATCAGGATGTGGCGCTTCAGCATCTCGGCCACGGTGAGCTTTGCTAAGTCCGCCGAATCCAACTCCGCCGCCAGCATGAGTCCTTTGCCGCGAACATCCTTAATGCAATCGTGTTTCTTTGCCATCCCTCGCAGCTGCGCCTGGAAGTAATCGCCCACCTCTGTCGTGTTTTTCAGCAGCCCTTCATTCTCGATAGCATCGATCACGGCGATCGCCACGGCGCACGCCAACGGTCCGCCGCCAAACGTCGTTCCATGCATGCCTGCATGAATCGCGCGCGCAGCTTCTTCCGTGCACAAAATCGCACCCAGCGGAATACCACCCGCAATAGGCTTTGCCAGTGTCGTTACATCCGGCTTGATGCCGAAGTGTTGGTATGCGCACCATTTTCCAGTGCGACCCATGCCAGCCTGAATCTCATCCACAATCAGCAACGCGCCCGTGGAATCCGCAAGCTTCCGGGCCTCCGCAAAAAACTCCTGCGTCAACGGCCGAATTCCACCCTCGCCTTGAATCGCCTCTACGAGAATCGCGCATACTTCATTCGAAAATTTGGCGCGAAGGTCCGCCACATAGTTGAACTTCACAAACTCTACCCCCGGCACGCCCGGCGCAAATGGCTCGCGGTACTTCGCCTTGTACGTAGTCGACATCGACCCGTAGGTGCGACCGTGAAAGCTCTGCTCCAGCGCCAGGAACTTTGTCCCGATCTGCTTGCCTTCGCTCCGCAGCAATCCCGCATGAGCACGGGCCAGTTTTAACGCGCCCTCCCACGCCTCGGTGCCGGTGTTCGAAAAGAACACTCGATCCATCCCCGTGCGCTCCGTCAGCCGCATCGCCAGTTCTGCCTGACCCTCGTGATAGAAGAGGTTCGACGTGTGAATCAGCGCGCGACTCTGGTTCACGATGGCTCGCTCAATCGCTGGATGCCCATAGCCCAACGCATTCACGCCGATGCCACTCAGCAGGTCAAGATACTTTGCGCCACCCTCATCGATCAGGTGCACACCCTCTCCGCGAACAAAGAGAATTGGATTCCGTTCGTAGGTTTGCAGCAGTAGCTTCGACTCTGCTGCGCGGATTTGATCCAGTTTCGTCACGTCGATCTCTCCTCAAGCCACCATCACTTCAGTGCCGTGGGCTACACGGCTGCTGCACAGGTCGGGAAGGGAACCGGCAGCCTCCGCGGGTAAAATCCGTACACGCTTCACGCCGTTTAGCAACGCCTCACGGCAAGCGCCGAGCTTCGGCAGCATTCCCCCGGAGATAATCGCGTTCTTCGCCATCTCCGCGATCTGGTCAATGCTGAGCCACCGCATAACTTGACCGTTCGCGCCCTTCACTCCCGGCACATCCGTCAAGAACACCAGCGCATCCGCATGGCACGCCACCGCACAGGCTGCCGCCATCTCATCACCGTTCACGTTGTAATATTCGCCATCAAACCCCAGAGCAATTGGTGCGATCACTGGAACGCCATTCAAACTCCAGATTGCCTCCAGCCACCGCGGATCGCTCGCCACGATCTCGCCTACAAATCCCAAATCTGGCTCGGTGCGCTTCTTGCGCGCGCGAAAAAGCAATCCATCGCCGCCTGTCATGCCCACCGCAGGCTGACCAAGCGCCCCCAGCGCGGCTACTAAGCCTTTATTCACCTTGCCCGCAAAAACCATAAGGGCAATATTCCGCGTCTCAGCATCAGTCACGCGCAGCCCATTCACGAACTCACTCTTCGCGCCAAGCCTCTCCATCATGCGCGTCAGCTGCACGCCGCCACCATGCACGACCGCCACCTGGTTTCCATCGCGAACCAAGTCTGTAATGGCGCGAACGCAGCCCTGCAGAAGTTCCGGAACCTCAAGGCCGGCACCACCTAGCTTTACGACATACTTCATGCCAGCCCCTCCGCTTCGTTCCAACCAAGCATCACATTCATGTTCTGCACCGCCTGTCCCGAAGCG
It encodes:
- a CDS encoding aspartate aminotransferase family protein gives rise to the protein MTKLDQIRAAESKLLLQTYERNPILFVRGEGVHLIDEGGAKYLDLLSGIGVNALGYGHPAIERAIVNQSRALIHTSNLFYHEGQAELAMRLTERTGMDRVFFSNTGTEAWEGALKLARAHAGLLRSEGKQIGTKFLALEQSFHGRTYGSMSTTYKAKYREPFAPGVPGVEFVKFNYVADLRAKFSNEVCAILVEAIQGEGGIRPLTQEFFAEARKLADSTGALLIVDEIQAGMGRTGKWCAYQHFGIKPDVTTLAKPIAGGIPLGAILCTEEAARAIHAGMHGTTFGGGPLACAVAIAVIDAIENEGLLKNTTEVGDYFQAQLRGMAKKHDCIKDVRGKGLMLAAELDSADLAKLTVAEMLKRHILINCTSDTVLRFLPPFILERKHVDEAIKALDEIFTEKAAALSAANQTAGGNNRG
- the argB gene encoding acetylglutamate kinase, coding for MKYVVKLGGAGLEVPELLQGCVRAITDLVRDGNQVAVVHGGGVQLTRMMERLGAKSEFVNGLRVTDAETRNIALMVFAGKVNKGLVAALGALGQPAVGMTGGDGLLFRARKKRTEPDLGFVGEIVASDPRWLEAIWSLNGVPVIAPIALGFDGEYYNVNGDEMAAACAVACHADALVFLTDVPGVKGANGQVMRWLSIDQIAEMAKNAIISGGMLPKLGACREALLNGVKRVRILPAEAAGSLPDLCSSRVAHGTEVMVA